A region from the bacterium genome encodes:
- a CDS encoding branched chain amino acid aminotransferase: MSGIPRTEWIWRDGTFIPWEAATVHVMSHVVHYGSSFFEGIRCYSTPNGPAIFRLRDHLRRLHDSCRIYRTELPFSVETLAQACCELVARNGLEDCYIRPVVFRGVGAPGLNPAASPVETYLVCWPWGAYLGADALERGVDVRVSSWSRMAPNTFPAMAKAGGNYIAAQLMKMEALADGYAEAIALDPNGLVSEGSGENVFLVRDEVLITPALNGSFLPGITRDTVITLARDLGIPVREQAVPREMLYIADEVFLTGTAAELTPVRSVDRIPVGNGTVGPITRAIQQKLMDILHGRAPDHYGWRTPVGQPTATAVA, translated from the coding sequence ATGAGCGGCATCCCACGGACCGAATGGATCTGGCGGGACGGCACGTTCATCCCGTGGGAGGCGGCGACGGTCCACGTGATGAGCCACGTGGTTCACTACGGCTCGTCATTCTTCGAGGGGATCCGCTGCTACTCCACGCCGAACGGCCCGGCCATCTTCCGGCTGCGCGACCACCTGCGCCGGCTCCACGACTCCTGCCGCATCTACCGCACCGAGCTCCCGTTCAGCGTCGAGACGCTCGCGCAGGCGTGCTGCGAGCTGGTCGCGCGCAACGGCCTGGAGGACTGCTACATCCGGCCGGTGGTGTTCCGGGGTGTGGGCGCTCCCGGCCTCAACCCGGCGGCCAGCCCGGTCGAGACGTACCTCGTCTGCTGGCCGTGGGGCGCGTACCTCGGCGCCGACGCGCTCGAGCGGGGCGTGGACGTCCGCGTCTCGAGCTGGAGCCGCATGGCGCCCAACACGTTCCCGGCCATGGCCAAGGCCGGCGGCAACTACATCGCCGCGCAGCTCATGAAGATGGAAGCGCTCGCGGACGGCTACGCCGAGGCGATCGCGCTGGACCCGAACGGCCTGGTGAGCGAGGGCAGCGGCGAGAACGTGTTCCTCGTGCGCGATGAGGTGCTCATCACGCCGGCGCTCAACGGCTCCTTCCTGCCGGGCATCACCCGGGACACGGTGATCACCCTCGCCCGCGACCTCGGCATCCCCGTCCGCGAGCAGGCAGTGCCCCGCGAGATGCTCTACATCGCGGACGAGGTGTTCCTCACCGGCACGGCCGCGGAGCTCACGCCCGTCCGGAGCGTGGACCGCATCCCGGTCGGGAACGGCACGGTGGGCCCGATCACGCGGGCGATCCAGCAGAAGCTCATGGACATCCTGCACGGCCGCGCACCGGACCACTACGGTTGGCGTACGCCGGTCGGGCAGCCCACCGCCACGGCGGTGGCGTGA